In Hirundo rustica isolate bHirRus1 unplaced genomic scaffold, bHirRus1.pri.v3 scaffold_493_arrow_ctg1, whole genome shotgun sequence, the following are encoded in one genomic region:
- the B4GAT1 gene encoding beta-1,4-glucuronyltransferase 1, translating into MCRGRFLGGCAWLLGGLALLQTLYLRGLPRPRPAPRRAPRGVLDASGAFRVYWDVLGAPPGWARAPGPELVLATHGSPGRAAAALGGPWGGPLSLAVFGEPRGGLRELMAILGGPCRSLRGRLRLQSAGGCRGALARLAAADPPSYTLGVPYPGNLLRNVAWEGAAAGGLRGGPPPKFGARFVLMVDADVVPSPGLREGFLALLRDGGLHPKNWGGQEGGLWGAEGRLGEPKATESQRDLRTQGNLVNPKLLGIQGGLGHPKALGTPGGGPRVPNTLGGPSVPSDPNALSDPNTRGDLNALSDPKTLSDPNARGDLNALSDANTRGDPSSLSAPEAAEPPWARVVFVLPAFEVRSGLRPPGSKAELLRLWGAGAARPFYGALCPRCQAPTDFRRWRALPPPPRLHVAYEAAWRDPWEPFFVAPAHGVPRFDERFLQYGFNRISQACELHMAGFRFAVLDGAFVTHRGFKEPGGFHEGREAELGLNRRLFRGFREELRQRYPGSPRRC; encoded by the exons ATGTGCCGGGGCCGGTTCCTGGGGGGCTGTGCGTGGCTGCTGGGGggcctggccctgctgcagaCCCTCTACCTGCGGGGGCTgccccggccgcgccccgcgccccgccgcgccccccgcgGGGTCCTGGACGCCTCGGGGGCGTTCCGGGTGTACTGGGACGTCCTGGGAGCCCCCCCAGGCTGGgcccgcgcccccggccccgaGCTGGTCCTGGCCACCCACGGCAGCCCCgggcgagcggcggcggcgctgggggGGCCCTGGGGGGGGCCGCTGTCGCTGGCGGTTTTTGGGGAGCCGCGGggggggctgcgggagctgaTGGCGATCCTGGGGGGGCCCTGCCGATCCTTGCGGGGCCGCCTGAGGCTGCAG agCGCCGGGGGGTGCCGGGGGGCGCTGGCGCGGCTGGCGGCCGCCGACCCCCCCAGTTACACCCTGGGGGTGCCGTACCCCGGGAATCTGCTGCGGAACGTGGCCTGGGAgggggcggccgcgggggggctccgggggggcCCCCCGCCCAAATTCGGGGCGCGTTTCGTGCTCATGGTGGACGCGGACGTGGTGCCCAGCCCGGGGCTGCGCGAGGGGTTCCTGGCGCTGCTGCGGGACGGGGGGCTGCACCCCAAAAACTGGGGGGGACAGGAGGGGGGGCT ctggggggctgaggggaggctGGGGGAGCCCAAAGCTACGGAGTCTCAGAGGGATTTGAGGACACAGGGGAACTTGGTGAACCCCAAACTTTTGGGTATTCAGGGGGGTTTGGGGCACCCGAAAGCTTTGGGGACTCCTGGTGGTGGCCCGAGGGTGCCCAACACCTTGGGGGGCCCCAGTGTCCCGAGTGACCCCAACGCCCTGAGTGACCCCAACACCCGGGGTGACCTCAATGCCCTGAGTGACCCCAAGACCCTGAGTGACCCCAACGCCCGGGGTGACCTCAATGCCCTGAGTGACGCCAACACCCGGGGTGACCCCAGCTCCCTGAGCGCCCCCGAGGCCGCGGAGCCCCCCTGGGCGCGGGTGGTCTTCGTGCTGCCGGCCTTCGAGGTGCGCTCGGGGCTGCGTCCGCCGGGCTCCAAGGCGGAGCTGCTGCGGCTGTggggcgcgggggcggcgcggccgtTCTACGGGGCGCTGTGCCCGCGCTGCCAGGCCCCCACCGACTTCAGGCGCTggcgggcgctgccgccgccgccccggctGCACGTGGCCTACGAGGCGGCCTGGAGGGACCCCTGGGAGCCGTTCTTCGTGGCCCCCGCCCACGGCGTGCCCCGCTTCGACGAGAGGTTCCTCCAGTACGGCTTCAACCGCATTAGCCAG GCCTGCGAGCTGCACATGGCCGGGTTCCGCTTCGCGGTGCTGGACGGGGCCTTCGTCACCCACCGCGGCTTCAAGGAGCCGGGGGGGTTCCACGAGGGCCGCGAGGCCGAGCTGGGCCTCAACCGCCGCCTCTTCCGGGGCTTCCGGGAGGAGCTGAGGCAGCGCTACCCCGGCTCCCCCCGGCGCTGCTGA